A window of Terriglobales bacterium contains these coding sequences:
- a CDS encoding glycoside hydrolase family 31 protein gives MRFCNRFLIVTFVFFALSINSFSQWREFNSVTGVEKQPDAVVLTLKNGALRLQLCSDSIIRVTLSPTGSFPQQTDYVVIRQQWPKVVFNVNETEKDITISTTKLRVVVTRFSGIIEYFAGERKLLQDENRWLTPATVNGEQTYRSEGFFNIYGSPEGLYGLGQHQAGVWNYRGESVDLSQENANIAIPLLVSSNGYGIFWNNASRSKVNNRFPNYLYISSEVADTLDYYFIFGPEMDDIVAGYRDLTGGVPLFGKWAYGFWQCKNRYKTQDELLGVARKYRDLHIPIDNIVQDWFWWNRKGEHIFNSNYPDPKGMVEELHKNNLHLMISVWPFFEPGSQEYDYMDRQGWFIEKFKYDKLPYHRAGMAVYDATNPEARKYYWQLMNKALFSIGIDAWWLDTVEPETEGQEESILLGHKLGIGSGDRYANIYPLMTTSGVYQGQRSVTDDKRVFILARSAFAGSQRNAAAVWSGDILSDWASYKRQIPAGLNYALSGMPYWTTDIGGFVSGNPDDPAYRELFVRWFQYGAFSPIFRVHGTRTTNQNELWSYGPEAQKILVDYDRLRYRLLPYIYSTAWRVTTENYTPMRPLLMDFRSDANVLNIGDQFLFGPSILVAPVTEAGATSRRVYLPKTRWYDFWTGKTIDGGKSIEMSAPLQTMPLLIRAGSILTMGPEIEYAAQNPGGPLEIRVYAGADGDFTLYEDEGDSYRYEKGQHALVCMHWNDSTGTLTVGPRTGSFPGMVTQRELRIVLVSEKKGAGIAPTVKADKTIQYSGREVTVKLR, from the coding sequence ATGCGATTCTGCAATCGATTTCTTATCGTTACGTTCGTCTTCTTCGCTCTCTCAATAAACAGCTTTTCGCAATGGCGCGAGTTCAACAGCGTTACTGGCGTCGAGAAGCAGCCTGACGCTGTAGTACTGACTCTCAAGAACGGAGCACTGCGGCTGCAACTGTGCTCCGATTCCATCATTCGTGTAACGCTTTCTCCAACTGGCAGTTTCCCCCAGCAGACCGACTACGTCGTCATAAGGCAGCAGTGGCCGAAAGTCGTATTCAACGTCAATGAGACGGAGAAGGATATTACGATTTCCACCACCAAGTTGCGGGTGGTCGTCACGCGTTTCAGCGGAATCATTGAGTACTTTGCGGGTGAGCGGAAATTGCTTCAGGATGAGAATCGCTGGCTGACTCCGGCCACCGTCAACGGCGAGCAGACCTATCGTTCCGAGGGCTTTTTCAACATTTATGGTTCGCCCGAAGGTCTCTATGGGCTGGGCCAGCATCAGGCCGGCGTGTGGAATTACCGCGGAGAATCCGTAGATCTTTCGCAGGAGAACGCCAACATAGCGATCCCGCTTCTGGTCTCCAGCAATGGTTACGGTATCTTCTGGAACAACGCGTCACGTTCGAAGGTAAATAACCGTTTTCCGAACTATCTCTACATCAGTTCAGAAGTCGCCGACACTCTCGACTATTACTTCATCTTCGGTCCTGAAATGGACGATATCGTTGCCGGTTACCGCGACCTTACCGGCGGTGTCCCGCTCTTCGGGAAGTGGGCGTATGGATTTTGGCAGTGCAAGAATCGGTATAAAACTCAAGACGAGTTGCTCGGCGTCGCACGCAAATATCGTGATCTCCACATCCCAATCGACAACATCGTCCAGGACTGGTTCTGGTGGAACCGCAAAGGCGAGCACATCTTCAACTCCAACTATCCCGATCCCAAAGGAATGGTCGAGGAACTACACAAAAACAATCTGCACCTGATGATCTCGGTCTGGCCATTCTTCGAGCCAGGTTCACAGGAATACGACTACATGGATCGCCAGGGCTGGTTCATCGAGAAGTTTAAGTACGACAAACTGCCCTATCATCGCGCAGGAATGGCGGTCTACGACGCAACGAATCCGGAGGCTCGGAAGTATTACTGGCAGTTGATGAACAAAGCCCTATTCAGCATTGGCATTGATGCCTGGTGGCTCGATACCGTGGAACCCGAGACCGAAGGACAGGAAGAAAGCATTCTCCTCGGCCACAAACTAGGTATCGGCAGCGGCGACCGTTACGCGAACATCTACCCGCTGATGACGACTAGTGGCGTTTACCAAGGACAGCGATCGGTTACAGATGACAAACGCGTGTTTATTCTGGCGCGTTCGGCATTTGCAGGTTCGCAACGTAATGCAGCGGCCGTTTGGTCGGGCGACATCCTTTCAGACTGGGCGTCTTATAAACGTCAAATCCCGGCGGGTCTCAATTACGCTCTGTCTGGAATGCCTTACTGGACCACGGATATCGGCGGATTCGTATCCGGAAATCCGGACGATCCGGCCTACCGGGAGTTGTTTGTCCGTTGGTTCCAGTACGGTGCCTTCTCGCCTATCTTCCGCGTTCATGGAACAAGGACAACGAACCAGAACGAGCTTTGGTCGTACGGTCCCGAGGCGCAGAAGATCCTCGTCGATTACGACCGTCTGCGCTACCGGCTGTTGCCTTACATCTACTCCACTGCGTGGCGGGTTACGACCGAGAACTACACCCCCATGCGCCCTTTACTGATGGATTTCCGTTCTGATGCCAACGTGCTCAATATAGGAGATCAGTTTCTTTTCGGTCCGTCGATCCTCGTCGCACCCGTAACTGAAGCAGGAGCAACCAGCCGAAGAGTCTATCTGCCCAAAACTCGTTGGTACGATTTTTGGACGGGAAAGACCATCGACGGCGGAAAGTCGATCGAAATGTCTGCTCCGCTGCAAACGATGCCGCTATTAATCCGTGCCGGTTCCATTCTCACGATGGGACCGGAAATCGAGTATGCAGCGCAAAATCCTGGTGGGCCATTGGAAATCCGTGTATATGCCGGCGCTGATGGCGACTTTACGCTGTACGAAGATGAGGGCGATAGCTATCGGTACGAGAAAGGCCAGCACGCTTTGGTGTGTATGCACTGGAACGACTCAACTGGCACTCTCACCGTAGGCCCGCGTACCGGTAGTTTCCCGGGTATGGTAACCCAGCGTGAATTACGTATAGTTCTCGTTAGTGAGAAGAAGGGAGCCGGCATTGCTCCCACAGTAAAAGCAGATAAGACGATCCAATATTCGGGCAGGGAAGTGACCGTCAAGTTGCGGTAG
- a CDS encoding sugar MFS transporter, with translation MPSINTAAAPQSATVAAPQTNRGAMAMVTSLFFMWGFITCLNDILIPHLKSIFDLNYTRAMLVQFSWFGAYFLFSYPSAKIIDAIGYKKSMVTGLVVMGAGTLFFIPAAQAASYGQFLAAIIIVAAGMTLLQTSANPYVAILGPPETASSRLNLTQAFNSLGTTVAPMFGAILILGAVAEPVAVEVLRAMTPDQLQAYRVAQAASVKAPYIGLGVALMVLATVLALFKLPRIRSAEAHEKVHDSIWHHTHLVLGALGIFVYVGAEVSIGSFLTNYLNRPEIGNLSLKDAADMLKYYWGGAMVGRFVGAYIMRRVPARKVLAFNAVMSGSLVLVTMMTSGHIAVWSVLLVGLFNSIMFPTIFTLAIEGMGPLTGDASGLLIAAIVGGAIIPVAQGFMADHIGIQPAFIIPAVCYVYIAYYGLFGSRRKVPVVG, from the coding sequence ATGCCTTCCATCAATACCGCAGCAGCTCCGCAGTCTGCGACTGTGGCCGCTCCGCAGACGAATCGCGGCGCAATGGCGATGGTGACCTCGCTGTTTTTTATGTGGGGGTTCATCACCTGCCTCAATGACATTCTTATCCCGCATCTGAAGAGCATCTTCGACCTGAATTACACCAGAGCGATGCTCGTCCAGTTCTCATGGTTCGGAGCGTATTTTCTCTTCTCATACCCTTCGGCGAAGATCATTGACGCCATCGGCTACAAGAAGTCGATGGTGACCGGACTGGTGGTAATGGGCGCCGGCACACTGTTCTTTATCCCAGCTGCGCAGGCAGCATCGTATGGACAGTTCCTGGCCGCAATCATTATCGTCGCCGCGGGAATGACGCTGCTGCAGACGTCGGCAAACCCATACGTTGCCATTCTGGGTCCGCCGGAAACAGCCTCCAGCCGGCTGAACCTGACGCAAGCTTTCAACTCGCTGGGCACGACGGTAGCTCCGATGTTTGGTGCCATTCTGATTCTTGGCGCAGTCGCCGAACCCGTTGCCGTCGAAGTTCTTCGTGCCATGACACCGGACCAATTGCAGGCCTACCGGGTGGCACAAGCAGCGTCTGTGAAGGCCCCGTATATCGGTCTTGGAGTGGCGCTGATGGTGCTTGCGACTGTGCTCGCACTGTTCAAGTTGCCGCGAATTCGCTCGGCGGAAGCGCATGAAAAGGTTCACGACTCGATATGGCACCATACCCATCTCGTCCTCGGTGCTCTCGGAATCTTCGTCTATGTGGGCGCGGAAGTTTCGATCGGCAGTTTCTTGACCAATTACCTTAATCGGCCAGAGATTGGGAATCTCTCGCTGAAGGACGCTGCCGACATGCTCAAGTACTACTGGGGCGGCGCCATGGTAGGACGATTTGTCGGCGCTTACATCATGCGACGCGTTCCTGCGAGGAAGGTGCTTGCGTTCAACGCCGTCATGTCAGGTTCGTTGGTTTTGGTCACGATGATGACAAGTGGACACATCGCGGTCTGGTCGGTGCTATTAGTGGGACTGTTCAACTCCATCATGTTCCCCACCATCTTCACTTTGGCTATCGAAGGGATGGGGCCCTTAACGGGCGACGCATCAGGACTGCTGATTGCTGCCATTGTGGGCGGAGCAATCATCCCTGTCGCACAGGGATTCATGGCCGACCACATCGGTATCCAACCGGCATTTATTATCCCGGCGGTCTGTTACGTTTACATTGCTTACTATGGGCTGTTCGGCAGCCGGAGAAAGGTGCCGGTCGTGGGATAA
- a CDS encoding LacI family DNA-binding transcriptional regulator — protein sequence MKRTPTMGDVARLARVGKMTVSRVLNDHPHVTEKTRQRVFSAIAKLGYRPNEAARALRSERSKCIGLIVPSLLDSFFGICAHAIHELARERGYTVMTVASSDDPEVEAAEAEIMLRRKVDGIVVVPANHRRSSLTGKQFGHIPIVCFDRPVLRSSVDCVIVENEVGGNLAAQHLISHGHTRIAFVGPSADLFSIQQRQQGFRKTTKRAGLIAQEVSGMDSRQRAVELLGPLLSSKKAPTAIFTPNNVLTKFVLEALQTLQISVPEQVALVGFDDFELADVLKPTLTVVRQPAEDLGRTAANLLFQRLDSKDKSAPRHVTLPVELVVRNSCGCGAGRHFTASVRA from the coding sequence ATGAAACGAACGCCGACAATGGGTGATGTCGCACGACTGGCACGCGTCGGGAAAATGACAGTGTCTCGCGTGTTGAACGATCATCCTCACGTCACAGAAAAGACAAGACAACGCGTCTTTTCGGCCATCGCGAAACTTGGGTACAGACCGAATGAGGCTGCTCGAGCTTTGCGCTCCGAACGATCGAAGTGCATTGGACTGATCGTTCCCTCCCTGCTTGATTCTTTTTTCGGCATTTGCGCACACGCGATCCATGAACTGGCCCGAGAACGCGGCTACACGGTTATGACAGTCGCATCAAGCGACGACCCCGAAGTGGAAGCTGCCGAGGCAGAAATCATGCTTCGCCGGAAAGTAGATGGAATCGTAGTCGTGCCTGCTAACCATCGTCGCAGTTCCCTTACCGGCAAACAATTCGGACACATCCCTATCGTCTGTTTTGATCGTCCTGTGCTTCGTAGTTCCGTGGATTGCGTTATTGTCGAAAACGAAGTCGGGGGAAACCTCGCCGCCCAGCACCTAATCTCTCACGGGCACACGCGCATTGCTTTCGTCGGACCTTCGGCAGACCTGTTCAGTATTCAGCAGCGCCAGCAAGGATTCCGCAAGACCACGAAGCGTGCCGGCCTGATTGCGCAAGAAGTGAGCGGAATGGATTCGCGGCAGCGGGCGGTTGAACTTCTAGGGCCACTTCTAAGTTCTAAAAAGGCGCCTACAGCAATTTTCACTCCGAATAATGTGTTGACCAAGTTCGTCCTGGAAGCGCTACAGACGTTGCAGATTTCCGTGCCGGAGCAGGTTGCACTGGTAGGCTTTGACGATTTTGAACTCGCAGATGTGCTTAAACCAACGCTGACCGTGGTTCGCCAGCCGGCAGAAGATCTAGGACGAACAGCGGCGAATCTGTTGTTTCAGCGACTGGATTCAAAAGACAAGAGCGCACCGCGCCATGTAACGCTTCCGGTGGAGCTGGTGGTGCGGAACTCCTGTGGATGCGGCGCGGGCCGTCATTTCACAGCATCTGTACGAGCATAG
- a CDS encoding sialate O-acetylesterase — MKSLLRFERLTQRSFVLWCLVLIALAVPALADVTVPAVLSDGMVLQRDLPVHFWGMANAKERITVAFRDEEKSTVADEIGHWNIYLKAQPAGGPFEAVIRGANTIVIRDILVGDVWVASGQSNMEWPLIKAANGPAEVANANCPNIRLFEVIKKYADTSQEDVASKGWRACSPESARDFSAIAYYFARETQSSQGVPVGVIGSYWGGTIAEAWTSLAALASEPALNPVMLSYALRMEQQPDWARRAKLESVLIEAAKAKGAPWPKVPWRPDLHIWQPSALFNAMIAPLTPFPIRGVIWYQGESNSKLDRYPQLYGRVFETLIRDWRRRWAIGDFPFLYVQLANYTSTPEEDWPTVREGQRSALALRNTGMAVTVDVGNPDDVHPLDKKTVGHRLALAARAITYGEKLEFSGPLFSQITREPNALRVTFDHAKGLRNTSEGVIGFEIAGQDGKFFPADARIEGPSVIVSSYAVAEPISVRYGWANNAQCNLANQEGLPASPFVAELELLH, encoded by the coding sequence ATGAAATCGCTTTTGCGTTTTGAGCGCCTAACCCAACGGTCATTCGTGTTGTGGTGCCTCGTCCTAATTGCTTTGGCTGTTCCAGCCTTAGCGGATGTCACCGTTCCTGCCGTGCTCTCGGACGGGATGGTCTTGCAACGAGATCTGCCCGTGCACTTCTGGGGCATGGCCAACGCGAAAGAGCGCATCACCGTTGCTTTTCGAGACGAGGAAAAGTCAACCGTAGCCGATGAAATCGGTCATTGGAACATATATCTCAAAGCTCAACCGGCAGGCGGACCATTTGAAGCAGTTATTCGCGGTGCGAACACCATTGTCATTCGTGACATCCTTGTCGGAGACGTTTGGGTCGCATCGGGCCAATCTAATATGGAATGGCCGTTGATCAAGGCGGCAAACGGACCGGCCGAAGTGGCCAATGCGAATTGCCCGAACATTCGGCTGTTCGAAGTAATCAAAAAGTACGCGGATACTTCCCAGGAAGACGTGGCTTCCAAAGGCTGGCGTGCCTGCTCACCGGAGTCGGCGCGAGACTTCTCGGCTATTGCCTACTACTTTGCGCGCGAGACTCAATCATCACAGGGCGTACCTGTCGGAGTGATCGGCAGCTATTGGGGCGGCACGATCGCAGAGGCGTGGACGAGTTTGGCGGCATTAGCATCCGAACCAGCACTTAACCCCGTAATGTTGAGCTACGCCCTCCGGATGGAGCAGCAACCAGACTGGGCGCGTCGGGCGAAGCTCGAATCGGTCCTTATCGAAGCAGCGAAGGCAAAGGGTGCCCCGTGGCCGAAGGTTCCGTGGCGACCAGACCTGCACATCTGGCAGCCTAGCGCTCTATTCAATGCGATGATTGCACCGTTGACGCCTTTCCCGATCAGGGGAGTGATCTGGTACCAGGGTGAGAGCAATTCGAAACTCGACAGATACCCGCAGCTCTATGGCCGAGTGTTTGAAACGCTTATCCGAGACTGGCGCCGCCGCTGGGCTATCGGAGACTTTCCTTTCCTGTACGTTCAGCTTGCTAACTACACCTCAACTCCGGAAGAGGACTGGCCCACAGTTCGCGAAGGCCAGCGCAGCGCCCTTGCACTGAGAAACACCGGTATGGCGGTTACGGTGGATGTCGGCAATCCCGATGATGTCCACCCGCTGGATAAGAAGACCGTTGGCCACCGCCTGGCATTAGCTGCTCGCGCGATCACATACGGAGAAAAACTGGAGTTTTCAGGCCCGCTGTTCAGCCAGATTACTCGCGAGCCGAATGCCTTGCGTGTGACATTCGATCATGCAAAAGGATTGAGAAACACCTCGGAGGGCGTCATCGGGTTTGAGATAGCGGGACAAGACGGCAAGTTCTTCCCTGCCGATGCCCGAATTGAGGGACCATCTGTAATCGTAAGCAGTTATGCCGTTGCGGAACCAATCTCGGTACGATACGGTTGGGCAAACAATGCGCAATGTAATCTTGCGAATCAGGAGGGGTTACCTGCGTCGCCTTTTGTAGCGGAGCTAGAGTTGCTGCACTGA
- a CDS encoding cellulase family glycosylhydrolase has product MRKFFLVLLFAAPFLFAQNPSFPRPGTEIAARRLERIRHGVNLSHWFAQLGSETPYDARHFGTYNTSKDIELIARTGFDHVRLTFNPEPLMLPNGELEPAMLQALDAAVDTVLANGLNVILDAHPESPFKQRLSVDFASRKAFVIFWQKFALHELRRDPERVFFELLNEPEFESSDEWSQYQNQIVSGVRAVDRQHTLILGGAKWSGMWELLHITPSEDGNVIYNFHYYDPHTFTHQGATWSMKWLIPLRGLRYPAVQDQKKLADAQPTLEGKLGVIHYGFDSWGFDRISQEIGVAADWTRLNHVVLTCNEFGVYRRFTEPVDREKWLSDVRTALEKNGIGWTIWDYAGGFGVVVRENGKTNVDTGIVKALALSPKKPGAVSAGN; this is encoded by the coding sequence ATGCGGAAATTCTTCCTCGTACTTTTATTCGCGGCTCCATTCCTTTTCGCCCAAAACCCATCATTCCCAAGACCAGGTACGGAGATTGCCGCACGCAGGCTGGAACGGATCCGACACGGGGTCAACCTTAGCCACTGGTTTGCCCAACTCGGTAGCGAAACTCCGTACGACGCCAGGCACTTCGGTACCTACAACACGTCAAAAGACATCGAACTTATCGCAAGGACAGGATTCGATCATGTTCGGCTCACGTTTAACCCTGAGCCGCTGATGCTGCCAAACGGAGAGCTCGAGCCTGCGATGCTCCAGGCGCTGGATGCCGCGGTTGATACCGTGCTGGCAAACGGTCTAAACGTCATATTGGACGCCCATCCGGAGAGCCCGTTCAAGCAGCGGCTCTCGGTCGATTTCGCCAGCAGGAAGGCATTCGTCATCTTCTGGCAGAAATTCGCGCTGCACGAACTTCGCAGAGATCCAGAGCGAGTCTTTTTTGAGCTGCTCAACGAGCCCGAATTTGAGAGTTCCGACGAATGGTCCCAGTATCAGAATCAGATCGTCTCGGGCGTTCGCGCAGTAGACCGTCAGCATACGTTGATTCTTGGCGGGGCTAAATGGTCTGGGATGTGGGAGCTGTTGCACATAACGCCCTCCGAGGACGGCAACGTCATCTACAACTTTCATTACTATGACCCGCATACTTTCACTCATCAGGGCGCAACTTGGTCCATGAAGTGGCTCATTCCGCTTCGGGGTCTTCGCTATCCGGCTGTTCAGGATCAGAAGAAATTGGCTGATGCGCAACCAACGCTCGAAGGGAAGTTGGGCGTCATTCATTATGGATTCGATTCGTGGGGATTCGACCGCATCAGCCAGGAGATCGGAGTTGCTGCCGACTGGACTCGCCTCAACCATGTTGTTCTGACCTGTAATGAATTTGGAGTCTACCGCCGTTTCACCGAGCCGGTGGATCGCGAAAAGTGGTTATCCGACGTCCGCACAGCACTCGAGAAGAACGGCATCGGATGGACGATCTGGGATTACGCCGGAGGCTTTGGAGTGGTCGTCCGCGAGAACGGAAAGACGAACGTTGATACGGGAATCGTAAAAGCTCTGGCGCTTTCTCCCAAGAAACCCGGAGCAGTGTCAGCAGGAAACTGA
- a CDS encoding ROK family protein: protein MNLGSGDYVQLLTFDVGGSHISSALFDSSSEEIGPVQSVSMEDTITPDGFMAKLSELRNGLAGRIQERADVEAIAMALPNPFDHLSGVCRYRHKLSNLYGANFRTGISTQFGIDPGNIHFVNDAEAFLLGELSHRKLMNGDYTRVIGVTLGTGIGAAFAVNGIVLKEGEGIPKGGEIWNLPWDGRIAEEVVSTRAIQRAYWQRTGETRPVYEIARLAGEHADATAAFAEFGVALGQVLAAVSGAFRPKRIIVGGSIARSSKLFLPHTRRCLPATCSVEVSALFDKAPLVGAGISYMNSREHAAAR, encoded by the coding sequence ATGAACCTGGGTTCGGGAGACTATGTGCAGTTACTGACCTTCGATGTCGGCGGAAGTCACATCTCGTCGGCTCTCTTTGATTCGAGTTCGGAAGAGATCGGGCCGGTACAGTCCGTGTCGATGGAGGACACCATCACTCCCGACGGCTTCATGGCGAAGCTGAGCGAGCTACGGAACGGACTCGCTGGCAGGATCCAGGAGAGGGCAGATGTAGAAGCCATTGCAATGGCCCTGCCGAACCCGTTCGATCATTTGAGCGGAGTTTGTCGGTATCGTCACAAGTTGTCGAATCTGTACGGTGCAAACTTCCGCACGGGGATTTCTACTCAGTTTGGGATTGATCCTGGCAACATTCACTTTGTAAATGACGCTGAGGCATTCCTGCTCGGCGAACTCAGCCACCGGAAGCTGATGAACGGCGACTACACACGCGTGATCGGTGTCACGCTCGGAACCGGAATTGGGGCTGCATTCGCAGTGAACGGGATTGTGCTCAAAGAGGGCGAGGGAATTCCGAAAGGGGGAGAGATCTGGAATCTTCCTTGGGACGGGCGCATTGCGGAGGAAGTTGTCTCTACTCGCGCAATCCAGCGGGCCTACTGGCAACGGACAGGAGAAACCCGACCGGTTTATGAAATTGCACGATTAGCAGGTGAACATGCTGATGCCACAGCCGCGTTCGCTGAGTTTGGTGTTGCGCTCGGGCAAGTTCTGGCGGCTGTCAGCGGGGCATTTCGCCCGAAACGCATTATCGTGGGCGGTTCGATCGCACGGAGTTCCAAGTTATTCCTGCCTCATACCAGGAGATGCCTTCCTGCGACGTGTTCCGTTGAAGTTTCGGCGCTGTTTGACAAGGCTCCACTTGTCGGCGCCGGGATCAGTTACATGAATTCCAGAGAGCACGCAGCAGCACGGTGA
- a CDS encoding glycoside hydrolase family 2 protein: protein MILGLPLGSPRAALKRLELPACLLIFMICVCTFGIAAVQSRTIHEGWRFRALSEEVQPAFREWRAASVPGVVQTDLLENKLIPDPFYQTNEYQLQWIGLTDWEYQTEFTVDQTTLGREHVELVFDGLDTFAEVWLNGHNILNSENMFRTWRVECKKDLQAGANTLRIVFRSPVMKLLPKLEKLPYHLLSVNTAQTGAERGIPTDPFTRKAPYHYGWDWGPRFVTLGIWRPVHLESWDGLRISDVYIRQDRIRTEEAQIRAQVEVESSVPQVAKVTVEYGAPGVSTDTASVSTKLNAGTNVVDVPIRIASPKLWYPAGYGNQDRYKFSVVVRGSKEQDRREVLSGLRSVELRRQKDQWGKSFEFVVNGIPVFAKGANVIPFDSFLPRVTPERYRKILLDARAAHMNMIREWGGGAYENDVLYELCDELGILVWQDFMFGGALVPGDAEFQENVRQEAIDNIKRLRNHPSVVLWCGNNETETGWKNWGDRMYFKNSVPPEERERIWQDYVVLFRDILKSAVREYAPDLPYWPSSPGSNFEPNPDGQSNGDVHYWSVWHALNPIEDYTKQLPRFMSEYGFQSFPEMATIRTFAQPDEFAINSRTMQGHQKNTGGNERILAYMLREYREPKDFPSFVYMSQVLQAEAIKTAAEHLRRLRPRNMGSLYWQLNDCWPVASWSSIDYTGRWKALHYYAVRFYDDQIVSPFRHDGKIEIFVINDKLQPLKGTVRQRLMAFDGKLLSESVHPVDALAQSSTVIGTVEEKTLLGNADPRQVFAVYDLVRDGKAISRNVVLFGVTRDLQLPHANVEAKLSQVDGKPVLSLSAPVFAKAVGFTFGDLMVQASDNYFDLLPGETRTVTLETTASIDALQKALTVNNVTDASAPAVTARTAQ from the coding sequence ATGATCCTCGGCTTACCGCTCGGCAGCCCTCGTGCTGCCCTGAAACGACTCGAGCTTCCAGCCTGCCTGTTGATCTTTATGATTTGCGTGTGCACATTCGGTATCGCGGCGGTGCAAAGCCGCACAATTCATGAAGGCTGGAGATTTCGCGCACTATCCGAGGAAGTACAACCGGCGTTCCGGGAATGGCGCGCTGCGTCGGTGCCGGGAGTGGTGCAAACGGACTTGTTGGAGAACAAACTGATCCCAGATCCGTTCTATCAGACCAATGAGTATCAATTGCAATGGATTGGGCTGACGGATTGGGAATACCAGACTGAGTTCACGGTGGACCAGACAACACTCGGCCGCGAGCACGTTGAGTTGGTGTTCGACGGACTGGACACATTCGCCGAAGTGTGGCTGAACGGTCATAACATTCTGAATTCGGAGAATATGTTTCGAACCTGGCGCGTGGAGTGCAAGAAGGACCTGCAAGCGGGAGCAAACACGCTGCGCATTGTCTTTCGTTCGCCGGTGATGAAGCTGCTGCCAAAACTGGAGAAGCTTCCCTATCACCTGTTGTCCGTTAATACCGCGCAAACGGGCGCGGAGAGAGGCATCCCTACAGATCCGTTCACGAGAAAAGCTCCTTATCACTACGGATGGGATTGGGGACCGCGGTTCGTGACATTGGGAATCTGGCGGCCGGTACACCTGGAATCGTGGGACGGGCTTCGTATTAGCGACGTGTACATCCGTCAGGATCGGATTCGAACGGAAGAAGCGCAGATAAGAGCTCAGGTTGAGGTGGAATCTTCTGTTCCACAGGTGGCGAAGGTCACAGTCGAATATGGCGCCCCCGGAGTCTCGACCGACACAGCCTCGGTGAGCACGAAGTTGAACGCGGGAACCAATGTCGTGGATGTTCCTATCAGGATTGCTTCGCCGAAATTGTGGTATCCGGCCGGTTACGGGAATCAGGATCGCTACAAGTTTTCAGTGGTGGTCCGGGGCTCGAAAGAGCAAGACCGTCGCGAAGTACTGAGCGGATTGAGGTCCGTGGAACTCCGTCGCCAGAAAGACCAGTGGGGGAAGAGTTTTGAGTTTGTGGTGAATGGAATTCCGGTGTTTGCCAAAGGCGCAAATGTCATTCCGTTTGATAGTTTCCTGCCGCGAGTCACACCGGAACGGTACCGGAAGATACTCCTCGATGCGCGCGCCGCACATATGAATATGATCCGCGAATGGGGCGGAGGCGCATACGAGAATGACGTGCTTTACGAACTGTGCGATGAGCTTGGAATCCTGGTTTGGCAGGACTTCATGTTCGGCGGCGCGCTCGTGCCGGGTGATGCCGAATTCCAAGAGAACGTGAGGCAAGAGGCGATCGATAACATCAAACGGCTTCGCAATCACCCGAGTGTAGTTCTCTGGTGCGGCAACAACGAGACCGAAACAGGGTGGAAGAATTGGGGAGACCGGATGTACTTCAAGAACTCCGTGCCTCCAGAGGAGCGCGAACGTATCTGGCAGGACTACGTGGTCCTATTCCGGGACATTCTGAAGAGTGCGGTGCGGGAATATGCACCCGATCTTCCATATTGGCCGAGTTCTCCGGGTTCCAACTTCGAGCCAAATCCTGATGGGCAGAGCAACGGGGATGTGCACTATTGGTCAGTCTGGCACGCCCTGAACCCCATCGAGGATTACACAAAACAACTTCCGCGTTTCATGTCGGAGTACGGGTTCCAGTCATTCCCAGAGATGGCGACGATTCGCACCTTCGCACAACCCGATGAATTTGCGATCAACTCGCGTACGATGCAAGGACACCAAAAGAACACCGGCGGCAATGAGCGGATCCTGGCCTACATGCTGCGCGAATACCGGGAACCGAAGGATTTTCCGTCGTTTGTCTACATGAGCCAGGTGTTGCAGGCAGAGGCCATCAAGACAGCTGCAGAGCATCTGCGGAGGCTGCGTCCGAGGAACATGGGATCTCTTTACTGGCAGTTGAACGACTGCTGGCCGGTCGCATCGTGGTCGAGTATCGACTACACGGGCAGATGGAAAGCACTGCATTACTACGCCGTTCGCTTCTATGACGATCAGATTGTTTCGCCCTTCCGTCATGATGGGAAGATTGAAATCTTTGTGATCAACGACAAACTGCAGCCGCTGAAGGGGACGGTTCGTCAGCGGCTCATGGCATTCGACGGGAAGTTGTTGTCGGAATCTGTACACCCGGTCGATGCACTGGCGCAGTCCAGCACCGTGATCGGCACCGTGGAGGAAAAGACCCTCCTGGGGAATGCCGACCCACGCCAGGTATTCGCAGTGTATGACTTGGTACGGGACGGAAAAGCAATAAGCCGGAACGTGGTGCTTTTCGGAGTAACGCGAGACCTTCAGCTTCCTCATGCGAACGTGGAAGCTAAACTCAGCCAGGTAGACGGAAAACCCGTGCTGAGCCTGAGTGCGCCTGTCTTTGCCAAGGCGGTTGGATTCACGTTTGGCGATTTGATGGTGCAGGCTTCAGATAATTACTTCGATCTGCTGCCGGGAGAAACACGGACCGTCACCTTAGAAACGACGGCATCCATTGACGCGCTGCAGAAAGCCTTGACCGTGAATAATGTAACTGATGCATCCGCGCCGGCCGTAACGGCGCGTACGGCGCAGTAG